Proteins from a genomic interval of Pseudodesulfovibrio nedwellii:
- a CDS encoding PP2C family protein-serine/threonine phosphatase, whose amino-acid sequence MNLKLSRIKVRLNWSVERKMIVLLFLPIVVFPLVMFVLVHSQSAGVTTNFLVGQVVLSIILLVPFSKWMSHVIALRNIKELNEQCQLLQQGNYDQLNLPDIGADGHDFLELRRNMHRMGHAIAIREQKLQRAIADLAAAHRQIEESLACASLIQTSFLPSQVNLYDYIPNHFLVWDQRDTVGGDAYWLKRTEKGFFLGVIDCTGHGVPGAFMTLIVISLLEKASADRTVSPAAILGRMNLLIKDALGQNDQDAKSDDGMDCALCHVDISGRSVTFAGANSPLYVLGDEGAKCIKGERCGLGYVRSPREFVFTDVVIPFTGRTRFYLISDGYVDQVGFEKGFSFGRRRFMSFIEKKWEAPIAGQGHELMQTLGKFQGSEPRRDDVTVLGFEFKGEDLNENEFI is encoded by the coding sequence ATGAACTTAAAACTCAGTAGGATCAAAGTGAGGCTCAATTGGAGCGTGGAGCGCAAGATGATTGTCCTGCTGTTTTTACCTATCGTTGTTTTTCCACTTGTCATGTTTGTTTTGGTTCACTCTCAAAGTGCTGGGGTTACGACGAATTTTCTTGTTGGACAGGTTGTTCTTTCCATAATTCTGCTTGTGCCTTTTTCGAAGTGGATGAGCCATGTCATTGCTTTAAGGAATATTAAGGAACTCAATGAGCAATGCCAACTCCTTCAGCAAGGGAATTATGATCAGCTTAATTTGCCTGATATAGGTGCCGACGGGCATGACTTTCTTGAACTCAGAAGAAACATGCACAGGATGGGGCACGCCATTGCCATTCGAGAGCAGAAATTACAAAGAGCCATAGCAGATCTTGCGGCTGCTCATAGACAGATTGAAGAAAGTTTGGCTTGTGCCAGCCTGATACAGACTTCTTTTCTCCCTAGTCAGGTAAATTTGTATGATTATATCCCGAATCATTTTCTTGTTTGGGACCAGCGGGATACCGTGGGTGGGGATGCTTACTGGTTGAAGCGCACGGAGAAAGGTTTTTTTCTTGGGGTCATCGATTGCACCGGACACGGCGTGCCTGGGGCGTTTATGACACTTATCGTTATTTCTTTGCTGGAAAAAGCCTCGGCGGATCGGACTGTCAGTCCTGCAGCAATTCTTGGCCGAATGAATCTTCTTATTAAGGATGCGCTTGGGCAGAACGATCAGGATGCGAAATCCGACGATGGTATGGATTGCGCGTTGTGTCACGTTGATATCTCTGGTCGTTCCGTCACTTTCGCTGGTGCGAATTCTCCTCTGTATGTTTTGGGAGATGAGGGGGCCAAGTGCATCAAAGGAGAGCGTTGTGGCCTTGGATACGTCCGGTCGCCTCGGGAATTTGTTTTTACGGATGTTGTTATCCCGTTTACCGGCCGCACACGGTTTTATCTCATTTCGGATGGATATGTTGATCAGGTTGGTTTTGAGAAAGGATTTTCTTTTGGGCGGCGGCGGTTCATGTCGTTCATAGAGAAAAAGTGGGAAGCTCCGATTGCGGGGCAAGGTCATGAACTCATGCAGACATTGGGGAAGTTTCAGGGGAGCGAACCCCGTCGGGATGATGTGACTGTTTTGGGTTTTGAATTCAAAGGGGAAGATCTAAATGAGAACGAATTTATTTAA
- a CDS encoding SiaB family protein kinase, with protein sequence MRTNLFKYYEEMKQEGVILYFNGPVSQSIVEGLAELMRSKMRAEDAGMGSVQRVFAVLVEQMQNIVRYSSERQEDNMNQQGEIAHGQIVVGREENDRFFVACGNKVNSADCEELSEYIQTLRSMSKSELKVYYRERRKGPDCVTNKGAGLGFVEMARKASSPMDFDIVPLDGETSFFSMKVVTQ encoded by the coding sequence ATGAGAACGAATTTATTTAAATATTACGAAGAAATGAAACAAGAAGGTGTGATTCTATATTTTAATGGTCCTGTCTCTCAGTCTATCGTGGAAGGGTTGGCCGAACTTATGCGGTCCAAAATGCGTGCAGAGGATGCGGGGATGGGGTCAGTACAGCGTGTTTTTGCTGTCTTGGTCGAGCAGATGCAAAATATCGTACGGTATTCATCCGAGCGACAAGAGGACAATATGAATCAACAAGGAGAGATCGCCCATGGTCAGATTGTCGTTGGCCGTGAGGAGAATGATCGTTTCTTCGTGGCATGTGGGAATAAGGTGAATTCTGCTGATTGTGAAGAGCTTTCAGAGTATATTCAGACGCTTCGTTCAATGAGCAAGAGTGAGTTGAAAGTTTATTACAGGGAGCGCAGGAAAGGCCCTGATTGTGTCACGAATAAAGGTGCCGGACTGGGGTTTGTCGAGATGGCGCGTAAGGCATCTTCTCCTATGGATTTCGATATTGTCCCATTGGATGGCGAGACCTCATTTTTTTCTATGAAAGTCGTGACACAATAG
- a CDS encoding ABC transporter permease codes for MRGLPLLASLIIAVTSWWLCSMFFGNLLLPSPMQVGTELAHMGLKPQTWLTLAITVARGVAGLTAAFVCALILGVAAGSNPMVMRLINPLVAGLQSCPPIVWITLLMVWVGTGSTVPVAVVFATVFPPLFANVAQGCLTIDRRLFDMARLYRISRFHVLIKILLPGLAPYLLASISYAAAASWKVTAVAEFLGSSTGIGAQIFWSYRMLEIPRLFAWACIVIILGVTLELAIIAPLRASAETFTGKIREKA; via the coding sequence GTGAGAGGACTTCCTCTTCTGGCGTCACTGATCATCGCCGTCACTAGCTGGTGGCTCTGCTCCATGTTTTTCGGCAACCTCCTCCTGCCGTCTCCCATGCAGGTCGGCACGGAATTGGCGCACATGGGTCTAAAACCCCAGACATGGCTTACTCTCGCCATCACTGTGGCTCGAGGGGTAGCCGGATTAACAGCAGCCTTTGTTTGCGCGTTGATCCTCGGTGTTGCTGCTGGCAGCAACCCCATGGTCATGCGACTGATAAATCCTCTGGTGGCGGGCCTTCAGTCCTGCCCGCCCATAGTATGGATCACATTGCTTATGGTCTGGGTCGGCACAGGCTCGACAGTTCCCGTGGCCGTTGTTTTCGCAACAGTCTTTCCACCACTCTTTGCCAATGTTGCCCAAGGATGTCTTACCATTGACAGACGCCTGTTCGACATGGCCAGACTTTATCGAATCTCACGCTTTCACGTATTGATAAAAATACTTCTTCCAGGCCTGGCCCCATACCTTCTGGCCAGCATATCCTATGCGGCTGCAGCCAGTTGGAAAGTAACGGCGGTTGCTGAATTTCTTGGTTCATCCACAGGAATAGGCGCACAAATATTCTGGTCTTACCGCATGCTCGAAATACCACGACTCTTTGCATGGGCCTGCATTGTCATTATCCTTGGCGTCACACTGGAATTGGCGATCATCGCCCCCTTGCGAGCATCCGCAGAAACATTCACCGGCAAAATTCGAGAAAAAGCATGA
- a CDS encoding DUF2201 family putative metallopeptidase has product MNTARKKLLKARTNLLLEQPFFGSLCLRMEPKEDRHCATAWTDGRTLGYNPAYVAGLRDEQVQGLMAHTVMHPACQHHTRRNGRSHDLWNMACDHAINWILLDAGIQLPPKYLDAPAFHGLSADEIYAELHSHKAEEDRPFLSDGEGESDGEVEWDGLEGKAGDGEDLGEGSESGAGESDGDGSMEEGMEGDDTEESGNDQSGDPGGSGEVRDGERELEGGASDESGTDESWELALAQAAQTAREIGDLPGNLARLVDDVLNPKLDWQELLSRYICDRARDDYSWTPPNKRFLYLDVILPSLSHQKLPEVVLVFDTSGSVTEPEMNQFAAEVSGILESFDTNIHVVYCDAQVTGSDFFGRVDLPLNLAPEGGGGTDYRPAFQWVEQEGIDPVCLVYLTDLECIRYPENEPEYPVLWAQIGQGGKVPPFGDIIDII; this is encoded by the coding sequence ATGAATACAGCTCGAAAAAAACTCTTGAAAGCTCGTACAAATTTATTGTTGGAGCAGCCCTTTTTCGGTTCGTTGTGTTTGCGCATGGAACCGAAAGAGGATCGGCATTGTGCAACAGCTTGGACCGATGGTCGAACCCTAGGCTACAATCCTGCTTATGTCGCCGGACTGCGTGATGAGCAGGTGCAGGGGCTCATGGCGCATACGGTCATGCATCCAGCCTGTCAGCATCACACCCGGCGGAACGGGCGTAGTCACGATCTGTGGAATATGGCTTGTGACCATGCTATAAATTGGATTTTGCTGGATGCCGGTATTCAATTGCCACCCAAATATTTGGATGCCCCAGCCTTTCATGGTCTGAGTGCCGATGAAATCTATGCTGAACTTCATTCTCATAAGGCAGAAGAGGATCGTCCTTTTTTGTCGGACGGAGAAGGAGAGTCGGATGGCGAAGTGGAATGGGATGGGCTTGAAGGGAAGGCTGGAGATGGCGAAGATTTGGGAGAAGGGTCCGAATCCGGGGCCGGTGAAAGTGACGGCGATGGTTCCATGGAAGAAGGCATGGAAGGTGATGATACCGAAGAGTCAGGGAACGACCAGTCTGGTGATCCCGGAGGGAGTGGTGAAGTTCGTGACGGCGAGCGGGAACTAGAGGGTGGAGCCTCTGACGAATCCGGTACGGATGAATCGTGGGAGCTGGCTCTTGCACAAGCGGCTCAGACTGCGCGGGAGATTGGTGATCTGCCAGGGAATCTCGCACGCCTTGTGGATGATGTGTTGAATCCAAAGCTTGATTGGCAGGAATTGCTTTCGCGGTACATTTGTGACCGTGCTCGGGACGACTATAGTTGGACCCCGCCAAATAAACGTTTTTTATATCTGGATGTGATTCTTCCGTCATTGTCACATCAAAAGCTGCCCGAGGTTGTTTTGGTTTTTGATACTTCGGGTAGTGTGACCGAACCTGAGATGAATCAGTTCGCTGCGGAAGTCTCCGGCATTCTGGAATCCTTCGATACTAATATTCATGTTGTGTATTGCGATGCACAAGTCACGGGATCGGATTTTTTCGGGCGGGTTGATTTGCCATTGAATCTCGCTCCTGAAGGTGGAGGCGGTACGGACTATCGTCCAGCGTTTCAGTGGGTGGAGCAGGAAGGGATCGACCCGGTGTGCTTGGTTTACCTGACAGATTTGGAGTGCATACGTTACCCCGAGAATGAACCGGAATATCCCGTTTTATGGGCGCAAATCGGCCAAGGGGGCAAGGTTCCTCCTTTTGGCGATATTATTGACATTATTTGA
- a CDS encoding DUF1987 domain-containing protein — protein sequence MTKYCVEATNSSPHIRFDPDEMSFEIKGESYPENCWAFYSPMFEWLEGFFDSINGDRVEIDMEIIYFNSSSSKTFMDFFEMLDGYAEKGRNIVVNWRYHEENESAMECGEEFMGDVEQIKFNLVEFAN from the coding sequence ATGACGAAATATTGCGTTGAGGCGACCAATTCGTCGCCACATATTCGTTTTGATCCTGATGAGATGTCCTTTGAGATCAAAGGAGAATCCTATCCGGAAAATTGCTGGGCTTTTTATAGTCCGATGTTTGAGTGGCTAGAGGGTTTCTTTGATTCCATCAATGGCGATCGTGTCGAGATTGATATGGAGATTATTTATTTTAACTCTTCCTCTTCTAAAACTTTTATGGATTTTTTTGAGATGCTTGATGGCTATGCCGAAAAGGGTAGAAATATCGTTGTGAACTGGCGATATCATGAAGAAAATGAGTCAGCCATGGAGTGCGGTGAAGAGTTTATGGGAGACGTTGAACAGATCAAATTTAACCTTGTCGAATTCGCTAATTAG
- a CDS encoding ATP-binding cassette domain-containing protein, with protein MIQFKNVSKEIGGTPIIRNFSLTIGTGEATCLCGPSGIGKTTLLEIGAKLTTPDSGAIHHGSKTIGCAFQDDILIPWLTAQSNIELVLHSRMSNTRDVAEQWLKFFELSPDMKPPKMSGGMRRRLSLARAFAINPLILLLDEPFAFLDEEWQEKVAHLIENQRANGSAILLVSHQTRQLETFNCRTIQITTAPITHCLNRATTSVGPLLSATMQN; from the coding sequence ATGATACAATTCAAAAACGTATCCAAAGAGATAGGCGGCACACCCATCATTCGCAACTTTTCTCTAACGATCGGCACAGGAGAGGCAACCTGCCTATGTGGCCCCTCTGGTATAGGCAAAACAACCCTGCTCGAAATCGGTGCCAAATTGACAACACCAGATTCAGGAGCAATTCACCATGGAAGCAAAACTATTGGATGTGCATTTCAGGATGACATATTGATCCCCTGGCTTACGGCGCAAAGCAATATAGAACTTGTTTTGCATTCTCGCATGTCAAACACTCGGGACGTTGCCGAACAATGGTTGAAATTCTTTGAACTGTCACCAGACATGAAACCTCCGAAAATGAGTGGAGGCATGCGGCGGCGTCTTAGCCTGGCCCGAGCCTTTGCCATCAATCCACTCATCCTTTTACTTGATGAACCATTCGCCTTTCTGGATGAAGAATGGCAAGAAAAAGTCGCACACCTCATTGAGAATCAACGAGCCAACGGCAGTGCCATATTGCTTGTCAGCCACCAAACCCGCCAACTCGAAACGTTCAACTGCCGTACTATTCAAATCACGACAGCCCCAATCACCCATTGTCTCAATAGGGCCACCACATCCGTAGGCCCACTCCTTTCAGCCACAATGCAAAACTAA
- a CDS encoding TonB-dependent receptor plug domain-containing protein — MKRHFGTLIFTLLLVAGIASMAHAEEVTLDKVIVSARGSDRLQSQTPGGTGVVEKEEIILAPTASIADSISRISGLTKTGDSPWGQDVSIRGLTGSSVVVLIDGMRINTATEINARLGFINPMDVERVEVLKGPVSSLYGSGSTGGVINVITKKGKFTSESDVSGEAILNWSTNPQGPDGYGRAVLSLKDLWIQASMGIRDHESFYGGDGTRISNSQYEDVYLRLAGEKKWSDLLTTRFQAMNIEANNIGIPGGSATMPQNAAITYPRSKNSLVSLDTVFTPKSDVVQEVLFNLYYTKNDRRVRIDKPAPPIAYVSPMADHETFGGKIQGEFGIGNHNIVTGLDAWNWHMVSKRAKHLVAGPVIKDKPTPTSTMLSMGIFAEDDWKLNEAFTLNLGARLDRIEVSNKANAIYDKGTEEDLGWNIHTGLTWTPAKNWSHTVIVASSYRAADILERFKNINLAPGIISRGNPNLDPETSYYFEYGLHYTTNTLSVTGAAYINYINNYIEEKQKTAALYEMENVGKARIYGLEMDANWRFAEHWDLYGNIAFANGRDLENKEALRSVAPINGLGGIRYTMGNGFWARLETPWALRQSEVPHGTERSDGWITCNTAAGYDFTMGKIDNSVSLSVNNIFDKKYQNYLANSRGVELLEPGISAAINYQIAF; from the coding sequence ATGAAACGACATTTTGGCACGCTCATCTTCACCCTGCTTCTCGTCGCGGGCATTGCCTCGATGGCTCACGCCGAAGAGGTCACGCTGGACAAAGTTATTGTCTCGGCGCGAGGTTCCGACAGATTGCAATCACAAACTCCCGGCGGCACAGGAGTTGTGGAAAAAGAAGAAATCATCCTTGCCCCCACAGCAAGTATCGCAGACTCGATTTCCCGCATTTCCGGCCTGACGAAAACCGGAGATTCTCCTTGGGGCCAGGACGTCAGCATTCGCGGCTTGACGGGCTCCTCAGTTGTGGTCCTCATTGATGGAATGAGAATTAACACGGCCACGGAAATCAATGCCCGTCTCGGCTTCATCAACCCCATGGATGTCGAACGAGTGGAAGTCCTCAAAGGCCCCGTCAGCTCACTGTATGGTTCCGGGTCCACTGGCGGTGTCATCAATGTCATCACCAAAAAAGGAAAATTCACTTCAGAAAGCGACGTGTCAGGTGAAGCCATCCTCAACTGGTCAACCAACCCTCAAGGACCTGATGGATACGGCCGTGCTGTCCTTAGTCTGAAAGACTTGTGGATTCAAGCTTCCATGGGCATTCGCGACCACGAGAGCTTTTATGGAGGTGACGGCACCCGAATCTCAAACAGTCAATACGAAGATGTTTACCTGCGACTCGCGGGCGAGAAAAAATGGTCAGACCTCCTCACCACTCGATTCCAAGCCATGAACATTGAGGCCAACAACATAGGTATCCCAGGTGGTTCTGCCACCATGCCCCAGAACGCAGCCATTACCTATCCCCGTTCAAAAAACAGTCTCGTCAGTCTGGACACAGTGTTCACACCAAAATCAGATGTGGTGCAGGAAGTGCTGTTCAACCTCTATTACACAAAAAATGACCGCAGAGTTCGGATCGACAAACCGGCACCACCTATCGCCTACGTCTCCCCCATGGCTGACCACGAAACATTTGGTGGAAAAATTCAGGGAGAATTCGGAATAGGCAATCATAATATTGTTACCGGTCTTGATGCCTGGAATTGGCACATGGTCTCGAAACGGGCAAAACATCTGGTCGCTGGACCAGTCATAAAGGATAAACCCACGCCAACATCGACCATGTTATCCATGGGCATTTTTGCCGAAGATGATTGGAAACTTAACGAGGCCTTCACTCTCAATCTGGGTGCACGATTAGATCGCATTGAAGTGTCCAACAAGGCCAATGCCATTTATGACAAGGGAACTGAAGAGGACCTCGGCTGGAACATCCACACAGGATTGACATGGACGCCTGCCAAAAACTGGTCTCACACTGTCATAGTTGCCAGCAGTTATCGAGCCGCAGACATTCTTGAGCGCTTCAAAAACATCAATCTTGCCCCCGGCATCATTTCACGCGGCAACCCAAATCTGGATCCCGAGACTTCATACTACTTTGAGTATGGACTACATTACACAACAAACACTTTGAGTGTCACAGGGGCAGCATACATAAATTATATAAACAACTACATTGAAGAAAAACAGAAAACGGCCGCATTGTATGAAATGGAAAATGTGGGAAAAGCTCGCATATACGGACTCGAAATGGATGCAAACTGGCGATTTGCCGAACACTGGGATCTCTACGGCAACATAGCCTTTGCCAACGGGCGTGACCTTGAAAACAAAGAAGCTTTGCGAAGCGTAGCCCCCATCAATGGTCTCGGTGGTATCCGGTATACCATGGGGAATGGATTCTGGGCTCGCCTGGAAACACCATGGGCGCTTCGTCAAAGTGAAGTTCCCCATGGGACCGAACGCTCTGACGGTTGGATAACGTGCAACACCGCCGCCGGCTACGATTTTACGATGGGTAAAATCGACAACAGCGTTTCACTTTCGGTGAACAATATCTTCGACAAAAAATATCAGAACTACCTTGCCAACTCACGTGGGGTTGAACTTCTTGAACCTGGCATCAGTGCCGCAATCAACTACCAAATCGCATTCTAG
- a CDS encoding AAA family ATPase: MNPKQIKSSLKTLISLKQPVFIWGAPGVGKSQVIAQVAEEMKRQLTDVRAVLLDPVDLRGLPSVKNNVAHWSPPSFLPTEGEGVLFLDELNAAPPLVQAACYQLVLDRKVGEYSLPDGWTVVAAGNRETDRAVTHRMPSALANRFVHLDFSVDVDIWLEWAEGQGFSEEVLSFIRFRPNLLHNFDPKQNEKAFPSPRSWEFAARILAAAPAPEVELSLLKGTVGPGAAAEFEGFVRMFRQLPDPDVVIDQPRMADVPEEPATLYALCEALAKRAGEETAESIVTYASRLPSEFGVLLVRDAAKKHRGIVETPAFSNWATANSDVLF, from the coding sequence ATGAATCCAAAGCAAATTAAGTCTTCTTTGAAGACCCTTATTTCCTTGAAACAGCCTGTCTTTATCTGGGGAGCTCCTGGTGTCGGTAAAAGTCAGGTGATCGCACAGGTTGCAGAAGAGATGAAACGTCAATTGACTGATGTCCGTGCCGTACTGTTGGATCCCGTGGATCTTCGTGGATTGCCATCGGTAAAAAACAATGTGGCCCATTGGAGTCCCCCTTCATTCTTGCCGACAGAAGGTGAAGGCGTCCTCTTCCTTGATGAATTGAACGCTGCACCTCCATTGGTGCAGGCTGCCTGTTATCAATTGGTTCTTGATCGTAAGGTCGGTGAGTATTCATTGCCAGATGGTTGGACCGTGGTTGCAGCTGGCAACCGGGAGACTGATCGTGCAGTGACTCACCGTATGCCTTCTGCTTTGGCGAATAGATTCGTGCACCTTGATTTTTCCGTCGACGTGGACATTTGGCTTGAATGGGCCGAAGGGCAGGGGTTCTCTGAAGAAGTCCTTTCATTCATCAGGTTCAGGCCAAACCTTTTGCATAATTTTGATCCCAAACAGAATGAAAAAGCATTCCCTTCACCAAGATCATGGGAATTCGCTGCCCGTATACTTGCAGCGGCTCCGGCCCCGGAGGTGGAGTTGAGTTTGTTAAAGGGAACAGTTGGTCCGGGTGCGGCTGCTGAGTTTGAAGGATTTGTTCGTATGTTCAGGCAACTACCTGATCCAGACGTTGTCATAGACCAACCTCGCATGGCAGATGTCCCGGAAGAACCTGCAACTTTATATGCATTGTGTGAGGCTTTGGCAAAAAGAGCCGGAGAGGAAACAGCGGAGAGCATCGTTACATATGCTTCCAGATTGCCTTCGGAGTTTGGTGTCCTTTTAGTCAGAGATGCTGCGAAAAAGCATAGAGGCATCGTGGAAACACCAGCTTTTTCGAATTGGGCTACTGCAAATTCGGATGTTCTTTTTTAG
- a CDS encoding GGDEF domain-containing protein, whose protein sequence is MEKEGFQKEERVLHLAMKSLERNESQGQSSDPAFTALVKGYNKLLRQSRRLISMGDRMQQSLTEVNRNLEISEERYRGIFENVTEGVFRCGSAGEIVEANSAMAVMFGYSSPVNFLGVVNNIRDLFCHEIDFSRYMSLLVSGEVHRMEAKVSGLDGVVLWAEISACVMREESEVISCGGVVGILADVTERKHMTEEMCRLARTDSLTGLWNRGYFMELALREVARSKRSNKLSLLIVDADYFKGVNDAYGHDVGDKALVAMSRALLDSVREVDVVGRLGGEEFVVLLPDATASDACCVAERILEGVRQIVVDSVDNHISMTVSVGVASMEDIGDTLDGLLKFADIALYAAKKNGRDRAEVYRRSSCSCNVEPPVFAGESKGDVK, encoded by the coding sequence ATGGAAAAAGAAGGTTTTCAGAAAGAAGAGCGAGTACTTCATCTGGCGATGAAGTCGCTTGAACGAAACGAAAGTCAGGGCCAGAGCAGCGATCCCGCATTTACCGCATTGGTGAAAGGGTACAACAAGCTTTTGCGACAGAGTAGGCGGTTAATTTCAATGGGTGATCGGATGCAGCAGTCTCTTACTGAGGTCAATCGTAACCTTGAGATCAGTGAAGAGAGGTATCGTGGGATATTTGAAAATGTGACTGAAGGTGTATTCAGGTGTGGTTCAGCCGGTGAAATAGTTGAAGCCAACTCGGCCATGGCGGTGATGTTTGGGTATTCCAGTCCTGTAAATTTCTTGGGAGTCGTTAACAACATCCGCGATTTGTTTTGTCATGAAATTGATTTTTCTCGTTACATGAGCCTTTTGGTCTCAGGAGAGGTGCACCGTATGGAGGCCAAAGTGTCAGGCCTGGATGGTGTGGTCTTGTGGGCGGAAATAAGTGCATGCGTAATGCGTGAAGAGAGTGAAGTCATCTCGTGTGGTGGTGTTGTCGGAATACTGGCCGATGTCACCGAACGTAAGCATATGACGGAAGAGATGTGCCGTTTGGCGAGGACAGATAGCCTTACAGGGTTGTGGAATCGAGGGTACTTCATGGAGTTGGCATTGCGTGAAGTCGCTCGTAGTAAGCGAAGCAACAAGTTATCCTTATTGATTGTTGATGCAGACTACTTCAAGGGTGTCAACGACGCGTATGGTCATGATGTAGGAGATAAAGCCCTTGTCGCCATGAGTCGTGCTCTTCTTGATTCTGTTCGAGAAGTGGATGTGGTGGGGCGATTAGGTGGTGAAGAGTTCGTCGTCCTTTTGCCGGATGCCACAGCGAGCGATGCTTGTTGTGTGGCAGAACGTATACTGGAAGGGGTTCGACAAATCGTCGTTGATTCGGTTGATAATCATATATCCATGACTGTGAGTGTCGGGGTGGCTTCAATGGAAGACATTGGAGACACTTTAGATGGATTGCTCAAATTTGCTGATATTGCGCTTTACGCAGCCAAAAAAAATGGTCGCGATAGAGCGGAAGTGTATCGCCGATCAAGTTGTTCTTGCAATGTGGAGCCCCCTGTTTTTGCTGGAGAGAGCAAAGGGGACGTGAAATGA
- a CDS encoding ABC transporter substrate-binding protein, giving the protein MQKILALTALIVLAVWGGLHLTLNDTPSAPTPGRTVLSVYTTGQATTPQMPLWKALAEGKLNFTPEIHYWKNLDDLRGLLLSGKGDIWVGHIDGFAQAAMRGAPIRLVSVTGWKKFYLLSSREDIRSFKDISQLSKRSEIASAPPHSPGVAIMRALEGYGLPSFSYAPYEPKQLSLMAMQKKVDLLILPEPLVTVLLKKAPHLHIVASIEEEYGLLTGKPAMLPIAGVAVNTETLKQHPMLAEQIEKALKHQETSLKKNPATGLDTLPKEFEKFIPRQMILSSLERDIIQVRSARESKALILDYLNIVFSDKKMTAKDISLPEAFFGGAS; this is encoded by the coding sequence TTGCAAAAGATACTCGCCTTGACCGCACTTATCGTACTGGCGGTCTGGGGCGGCCTGCATCTGACCCTGAACGACACTCCGTCCGCCCCCACACCGGGGCGGACGGTCCTTTCCGTCTACACCACAGGACAGGCCACCACACCACAAATGCCCCTTTGGAAAGCTTTGGCAGAAGGAAAACTCAATTTTACACCAGAGATACATTATTGGAAGAATCTTGATGACCTACGCGGCTTACTCCTGTCCGGCAAAGGAGACATCTGGGTTGGACATATCGACGGTTTTGCCCAGGCAGCGATGCGAGGCGCACCAATCCGACTGGTTAGCGTCACAGGATGGAAGAAATTTTATCTTCTCTCCAGTCGCGAGGATATTCGTTCTTTCAAAGACATCTCCCAACTTTCCAAAAGAAGTGAAATAGCATCAGCCCCGCCACATTCACCAGGCGTGGCAATCATGCGTGCGCTGGAAGGGTATGGCCTACCCAGCTTTTCTTATGCCCCATATGAGCCGAAACAACTCTCGCTCATGGCAATGCAAAAAAAAGTTGACTTATTGATCCTGCCAGAGCCGTTGGTCACTGTCCTTTTAAAAAAGGCTCCCCACCTGCACATTGTGGCAAGCATTGAAGAAGAATACGGCTTGCTCACCGGCAAGCCCGCAATGCTTCCGATCGCTGGTGTCGCCGTAAATACCGAGACCCTGAAACAGCATCCCATGCTTGCAGAACAGATTGAAAAGGCCCTGAAACATCAGGAAACCAGTCTCAAAAAGAATCCCGCAACCGGACTGGATACGCTTCCAAAGGAATTCGAGAAATTCATTCCCCGACAAATGATTTTATCATCCCTTGAACGCGACATCATTCAAGTTCGTTCGGCCAGAGAATCAAAAGCCCTCATTCTCGACTACTTGAATATTGTCTTCTCGGACAAAAAAATGACCGCCAAAGACATCAGCCTTCCCGAGGCATTTTTCGGAGGTGCATCGTGA